CTTGGCCACCACGCTCTCCAATGCGTTTGTGATCGCCACTGTGTACCGGACGCGGAAGCTGCATACCCCCGCCAACTACCTGATCGCCTCCCTGGCGGTCACCGACCTGCTGGTATCCATCCTGGTCATGCCCGTCAGCACCATGTACACGGTCACGGGCCGCTGGACGCTGGGCCAGGTGGTGTGCGACTTCTGGCTGTCATCGGACATCACCTGTTGCACTGCTTCCATCTTGCACCTCTGTGTCATCGCCCTGGACCGCTACTGGGCAATCACGGACGCCGTGGAGTACTCGGCTAAAAGGACTCCCAGGAGGGCGGCGGTCATGATCGCGCTCGTGTGGgtcttctccatctccatctcgCTGCCGCCCTTCTTCTGGCGTCAGGCCAAAGCCGAGGAGGAGGTGTCGAACTGCGTGGTGAACACGGATCACATCCTCTACACTGTCTACTCCACGGTGGGAGCTTTCTACTTCCCCACCCTGCTGCTCATCGCCCTCTATGGCCGCATCTACGTGGAAGCCCGCTCCCGGATTTTGAAACAGACGCCCAACAGAACCGGCAAGCGTCTGACCCGAGCCCAGCTGGTTACTGACTCGCCCGGGTCCACGTCTTCCGTCACCTCCATTAATTCGCGGGCTGCAGACTTACCCAGCGAATCGGGGTCTCCTGTGTACGTGAACCAAGTCAAAGTGCGAGTCTCCGACGCCCTGCTGGAGAAGAAGAAACTCATGGCCGCTAGGGAGCGCAAAGCCACCAAGACCCTGGGAATCATTTTGGGAGCGTTCATTGTGTGTTGGCTGCCCTTCTTCATCATCTCCCTGGTGATGCCTATCTGCAAGGATGCCTGCTGGTTCCACCTGGCCATCTTTGACTTCTTCACGTGGTTGGGCTATGTCAACTCCCTCATCAACCCCATCATCTATACCATGTCCAACGAGGACTTCAAACAAGCGCTCCATAAACTGATACGCTTTAAGTGCACAAGTTGACTTGTTAATTGCAGTGGGGTCGCCTAAGCGGCCTTTGGGGGACCATGTTGTGTCTGGTTCCACAGGTAGGTCGACTCTTTGACTGTTACTGGGTCGGAGTGAGGCTCTCTCTTGTGAGCAAGGGCAATGGATCCTGAGAAGCCAGGACAGCCCTGCGAGAGCTCTAAAGGAGAACTGTTCAAACAGCTGAGGAGGGGGCTCACTTTCTCCCCTCAAACCCCAGTTTCAGCACCGACCCTGCCACAGCCCATCGCAAGGGGGGTTGCAACTTTCAGAAAATCGATGATGGAAAAGGGATCCCTGCCCTGCTTTGGTATCATGGATGATGCCCCCTAGAACCAGAAGTACTTGTAGTTCTTGTCTGGAGCCTGTCTGAGACATGATCTACATACAGCCTGGTAGTACTTGAACTAGACACTAATACCCTGTGTTTGGGGGAGAACTTTGTGTTACAGCTTCATTTAAGAACAGTTACTTTGGCATCCTTCAGTCTTCATTcagtttttgttcatttaaacTTGATTGGAGAAACTTGTGGATTTGGTGCTTCAAACCCTATGTGTGGCTTGAAGAGTTAACAGCAAAATTCTGATGTTAAgatctctatttttattataattgaaactatatggggtggggggtggatgggGGCATTAAGCTGAAAACCAATGCCTATGATTGTTTGTTGTCTGCAGATCTCTAATTTTGTAATTCCTGTGTGGTGATTGTCAAACCTCATTCCTTAACAACTCAAACAAAATGTTACGTGTGCTAGTGCCAAAGTCTGCAGATTGCTTTTTCCTCCTAATTCCATGTACCTGTCATTTTACACAATTAAATCCCCAGAAATGGGGGATATGATGGGTGACTCAACCCAAGCTGCTGCTATATTTCCTATTAACGCCACTGATGAAACTGATGGGTATAAGATATATAAGTTCCTTTgcaagaaaagtatttttaatcccAATTGAGTGAGCTATGAAGGAGACAGATGAGATAGGAATGGTTCTTATACAATTAAGGAATGGGTGGCAACAGGAGGATGTATATTTTGACTTGTAAAAAATCTTAAATGCATGAGACTTTTTTCTGACAGTCATTTGCACGCTCCTTCCCATCTGTAATTCCTTTGTGTGCTAACATATAAAGTAACCAATAGAACTAGCTCCTTTCtccaaaaatcttcaaaatagtAAAACCTCTAAAAACCATGTTAAAGATAAAaacctgtttcttttcccttgctatTGAAGTTTGAGTAGGAACAAAGATTATTAGAAAATGACATGCAAGGACTTTCAAAAAGCTTAGAGAAGCTAACATTGAGCCTGTTTTCCTGTAACTCACGGAACCAAACCTCAGACTTGCTGGGCAACTAGGAAACTAACAAGCTTTTGAACCTTGGAGATTTGTCATTGACCTGACACTTCAATGAAAATACATACTATCAGTAATACtttaaatttatctcttttttttttcaaattctaaaattACTTAGTTGTTATCTCAAATTCACTCTGAGGACTCCCCGACACAGGGCAAGATCACACACTAATAGATGAAATATGCATGATATGAATAAAATGGAGTAGCCCCTAAGGATTACCTGCATGAAAAATGAATGTCTGTGGAACATTTATTATGCCAAAGAAGATTCACACTCCGTTCTTTAGAGAGATTTCTGCAGGTGATACCTTTTGTCTGCAGAAACAAGTTGTCTTTGTAAAATGGATTCACTCCCTGCTTGAAGCTCCCCAGTCCAGACTGTCAGACAGTAGATGTATTGAGCTGAAGTACACTGCTTCCCTGCTGTGCAGCCCTTTACTCTGGCATAATGACTCTTGAAAATATCCTATTCAAAGATTCACACGTAAACTAAGTACAAAAGAAGATTTTGATCAACATTGACACCTGTCACTGGAGTAAGAGAAAATTGTAGGCATTAGATAATCCTAAATTTCTGCTGTATCCCCACgtctctctgttcattttttgtgACATTTCTCCCATGGAGAAATCTAGCTTACTACCGAGAAGACTGTGCACAGAgcgtgatatttatttttatgt
The genomic region above belongs to Phocoena sinus isolate mPhoSin1 chromosome 12, mPhoSin1.pri, whole genome shotgun sequence and contains:
- the HTR1B gene encoding 5-hydroxytryptamine receptor 1B codes for the protein MPESCAWKDMEEAGAQCASPLSVSSQTGLSQANVSAAPSHNCSSESYIYQDSIALPWKVVLVVLLALFTLATTLSNAFVIATVYRTRKLHTPANYLIASLAVTDLLVSILVMPVSTMYTVTGRWTLGQVVCDFWLSSDITCCTASILHLCVIALDRYWAITDAVEYSAKRTPRRAAVMIALVWVFSISISLPPFFWRQAKAEEEVSNCVVNTDHILYTVYSTVGAFYFPTLLLIALYGRIYVEARSRILKQTPNRTGKRLTRAQLVTDSPGSTSSVTSINSRAADLPSESGSPVYVNQVKVRVSDALLEKKKLMAARERKATKTLGIILGAFIVCWLPFFIISLVMPICKDACWFHLAIFDFFTWLGYVNSLINPIIYTMSNEDFKQALHKLIRFKCTS